The nucleotide sequence TCCGGCTGTCGTCGGACGCGTATGCGCACGGCTGGCTGCAGAAGTGGCCGCGGATGGACAAGGAGGTCATCGCCGAGCACGCCGAGGGGCTGATCGCGTCGACCGGCTGCCCGTCCGGTGAGCTGCAGACCCGGCTGCGCCTGGGCCAGTTCGACGAGGCGCTGAAGGCCGCCTCCGAGTACCAGGACATCTTCGGCAAGGACCGGTACTTCCTGGAGTTGATGGACCACGGCATCGAGATCGAGCGCCGGGTCCGGGACGGGCTGCTGGAGATCGGCAAGAAGCTGGACATCCCGCCGCTGGTGACGAACGACTCGCACTACACCTACGCGGACGAGGCCGCGGCACACGATGCGCTGCTGTGCATCCAGACCGGCAAGAGCCTCTCCGACCTGGACCGCTTCCGCTTCGACGGCACCGGCTACTACCTCAAATCCGCCGCCGAGATGTACGCCGTCGACTCCTCGGACGCCTGGCAGGAGGGCTGCCGCAACACCCTGCTGGTCGCCGAGCAGATCGACACCACCGGCATGTTCGACAAGCGCGACCTCATGCCGCGGTTCGAGGTGCCCGAGGGCCACACCGAGGTCACGTGGTTCCGCGAGGAGGTCCGGCGCGGGATGGCCCGGCGCTATCCGGGTGGCGTACCGCAGGACCGCCAGAAGCTGGCCGAGTACGAGATGGACATCATCATCCAGATGGGGTTCCCGGGCTACTTCCTCGTGGTCGCCGACTTCATCATGTGGGCCAAGCAGCAGGGCATCGCCGTCGGGCCGGGCCGTGGCTCGGCGGCCGGTTCGATCGTCTCGTACGCCATGGGCATCACCGACCTCGACCCGGTCGAGCACGGGCTGATCTTCGAGCGGTTCCTCAACCCCGAGCGCGTGTCCATGCCGGACGTCGACATCGACTTCGACGAGCGCCGGCGGGTCGAGGTGATCCGCTATGTGACGGAGAAGTACGGCGCCGACAAGGTCGCCATGATCGGCACCTACGGCACCATCAAGGCCAAGAACGCCATCAAGGACTCCGCCCGGGTGCTGGGCTATCCGTACGCGATGGGCGACCGCATCACCAAGGCCATGCCCGCCGACGTCGGCGGCAAGGGCATCCCGCTGTCCGGCATCACCGACCCGGAACACCCGCGGTACTCCGAGGCGGGCGAGGTGCGGGCGATGTATGAGAACGAGCCGGATGCGCGGAAGGTCATCGACACCGCCAAGGGTGTCGAGGGCCTGGTGCGGCAGATGGGTGTGCACGCCGCCGGCGTGATCATGTCGAGCGAGCCGATCGTGGACCATGTCCCGGTCTGGGTGCGGCACACCGACGGCGTCACGATCACGCAGTGGGACTACCCCACCTGTGAGTCGCTGGGCCTGCTGAAGATGGACTTCCTGGGCCTGCGCAACCTCACCATCATGGACGACGCCGTCAAGATGGTGCGCGCCAACAAGGGCATCGACCTGAAGCTGCTCGATCTGCCACTGGACGACCGCAGGACCTTCGAGATGCTCGGCGGTGGCCACACCCTCGGCGTGTTCCAGTTCGACGGCAGCGCGATGCGCTCGCTCCTGCGGCTGATGAAACCCAACCAGTTCGAGGACATCACCGCCGTCACCGCCCTGTACCGGCCCGGCCCGATGGGCATGAACTCGCATATCAACTACGCGCTGCGGAAGAACGGCCAGCAGGAGATCACCCCGATCCACCCGGAGCTGGCGGAGCCGCTCCGGGAGGTCCTCGACATCACCTACGGCCTGGTCGTCTACCAGGAGCAGGTGCAGAAGGCCGCCCAGGCCCTCGCGGGCTACTCACTCGGCCAGGCCGACCTGCTGCGCCGGGCGATGGGCAAGAAGAAGCAGGAGGTCCTGGACAAGGAGTTCATCCCGTTCCGGGACGGCTGCCGGGAGCGCGGCTACTCCGACGAGGCCGTGCGGGCGGTCTGGGACGTACTGGTGCCCTTCGCGGGCTACGCCTACAACAAGGCGCATGCGGCCGCCTACGCGCTCGTCTCGTACTGGACCGCGTATCTCAAGGCCAACTACCCCGCCGAGTACATGGCGGCGCTGCTCACCTCGGTGCGTGACGACAAGGACAAGTCGGCGGTCTATCTGAACGAGTGCCGTCGTATGGGCATCAAGGTGCTGCCGCCGAACGTCAATGAGTCCGAGGCCAACTTCACCGCTCAGGGTGATGATGTGATCCTCTTCGGTCTCACGGCGGTCCGGAACGTCGGTCAGAACGTGGTGGAAGCGATCATCCGTGGCCGTAAGGCCAAGGGGAAGTACGCCTCGTTCCCGGACTACCTGGACAAGGTCGAGGCGGTCGTGTGCAACAAGCGCACCACGGAATCGCTGATCAAGGCGGGCGCGTTCGACGAGATGGGCCACACCCGTAAGGGGCTCACGGCGCACTACGAGGCGCTGATCGACAATGTGGTCGCGGTCAAGCGCAAGGAGGCCGAGGGGCAGTTCGACCTCTTCGGCGGCATGGCCGGTGACGGCGGGGACGGCGAAGGGCCGGGCTTCGGCCTCGACGTCGAGTTCTCGGACATCGAATGGGACAAGCCGTATCTGCTCGCCCAGGAGCGGGAGATGCTCGGTCTCTACGTCTCCGACCACCCGCTCCTCGGTCTGGAACGGTTGCTGGCCGGCACGGCGGACGCCACCGTCGCGCAGCTCACCGGCGGTGACTTCGCGGACGGCGCGGTCGTCACGGTCGGCGGGATCATCTCCGGTCTGCAGCGCAAGATGACCAAACAGGGCAACGCCTGGGCCATCGCCACCGTGGAGGACCTGGCCGGCTCCATCGAGTGCATGTTCTTCCCGGCCACCTACCAGCTCGTGTCGGCCCAACTCGTCGAGGACACGGTGGTG is from Streptomyces hygroscopicus and encodes:
- a CDS encoding DNA polymerase III subunit alpha, encoding MAPPFTHLHVHTQYSLLDGAARLKDLFAACQEMGMSHLALTDHGNLHGAYDFFQQAMASGVTPIIGIEAYVAPESRRTKRKIQWGQPHQKRDDVSGSGGYTHKTIWAADTTGLHHLFRLSSDAYAHGWLQKWPRMDKEVIAEHAEGLIASTGCPSGELQTRLRLGQFDEALKAASEYQDIFGKDRYFLELMDHGIEIERRVRDGLLEIGKKLDIPPLVTNDSHYTYADEAAAHDALLCIQTGKSLSDLDRFRFDGTGYYLKSAAEMYAVDSSDAWQEGCRNTLLVAEQIDTTGMFDKRDLMPRFEVPEGHTEVTWFREEVRRGMARRYPGGVPQDRQKLAEYEMDIIIQMGFPGYFLVVADFIMWAKQQGIAVGPGRGSAAGSIVSYAMGITDLDPVEHGLIFERFLNPERVSMPDVDIDFDERRRVEVIRYVTEKYGADKVAMIGTYGTIKAKNAIKDSARVLGYPYAMGDRITKAMPADVGGKGIPLSGITDPEHPRYSEAGEVRAMYENEPDARKVIDTAKGVEGLVRQMGVHAAGVIMSSEPIVDHVPVWVRHTDGVTITQWDYPTCESLGLLKMDFLGLRNLTIMDDAVKMVRANKGIDLKLLDLPLDDRRTFEMLGGGHTLGVFQFDGSAMRSLLRLMKPNQFEDITAVTALYRPGPMGMNSHINYALRKNGQQEITPIHPELAEPLREVLDITYGLVVYQEQVQKAAQALAGYSLGQADLLRRAMGKKKQEVLDKEFIPFRDGCRERGYSDEAVRAVWDVLVPFAGYAYNKAHAAAYALVSYWTAYLKANYPAEYMAALLTSVRDDKDKSAVYLNECRRMGIKVLPPNVNESEANFTAQGDDVILFGLTAVRNVGQNVVEAIIRGRKAKGKYASFPDYLDKVEAVVCNKRTTESLIKAGAFDEMGHTRKGLTAHYEALIDNVVAVKRKEAEGQFDLFGGMAGDGGDGEGPGFGLDVEFSDIEWDKPYLLAQEREMLGLYVSDHPLLGLERLLAGTADATVAQLTGGDFADGAVVTVGGIISGLQRKMTKQGNAWAIATVEDLAGSIECMFFPATYQLVSAQLVEDTVVFVKGRLDRREDVPRLVAMELAVPDLSARHAPLRLEMLEARVTPRSVQQLKEILQAHPGPTEVHLLVRGRARTTVYRLGYRIGIRPEFWADLKAAVAVTRAT